In Nocardioides cavernae, a single genomic region encodes these proteins:
- a CDS encoding HNH endonuclease signature motif containing protein: MSGSLTMLEAGEVEDLTASAVLSAIRAQRVDEERAAAAQLVLAAQWADLHPPESIHDAAAFTVPGCEHEEPIAGQGAPLVAEFCLAELGTVLGVSTTAAKKLVGHALELRHRLPRLWAQTQAGRVPAWRARAVAEVTIHTTPALTREAAAFVDAQVAAVAGRVGPAQLDRLVAETIKRHDLADVDPADDPEDGYLHVDPRHATIHDDDVHYAGTMRLEAELDIADALDLDRALAHGAASLKALGSDMSLDARRSAALGDLARTQTALDLAGSGADPQHLPAAREVVLHAHFDASLDGLATVFGPTGRMEEGQRLVLLDQIRGWCSDSRTKVTVKPVIDLNADLSTPAYGVPDRIREQVILRDTTCVFPWCTRPARGCDVDHVDEYDHAAEAEGRPQPGPTRTANLAALCRFHHRLKTNTTWRYQMTEPGTFEWTSPHGNRYRRDRHGTTAIDPPDPPGIPRPRRP, encoded by the coding sequence ATGAGCGGATCGTTGACGATGCTGGAGGCGGGTGAGGTCGAGGACCTCACCGCCTCCGCCGTGCTGTCGGCGATCCGTGCCCAACGCGTTGATGAGGAACGCGCAGCAGCGGCCCAGCTGGTCCTGGCTGCACAGTGGGCCGACCTGCACCCGCCCGAGTCGATCCACGACGCGGCTGCGTTCACGGTGCCCGGCTGTGAGCACGAGGAGCCCATCGCCGGTCAGGGTGCGCCGCTGGTCGCGGAGTTCTGCCTCGCCGAGCTCGGGACCGTCCTTGGGGTCTCGACGACGGCGGCGAAGAAGCTCGTCGGCCACGCCCTCGAGCTCCGCCACCGCCTGCCGCGACTGTGGGCGCAGACCCAGGCCGGGCGGGTCCCCGCATGGCGGGCGCGCGCGGTCGCGGAGGTCACCATCCACACCACCCCCGCCCTCACCCGCGAAGCCGCGGCGTTCGTGGATGCCCAGGTCGCCGCCGTCGCCGGTCGAGTCGGCCCTGCCCAGCTGGACCGGCTCGTCGCGGAGACGATCAAGCGCCACGACCTCGCCGACGTGGACCCGGCTGACGATCCGGAGGACGGCTACCTCCACGTCGACCCCCGCCACGCCACGATCCACGACGACGACGTGCACTACGCCGGGACCATGCGGCTCGAGGCCGAGCTCGACATCGCCGACGCCCTCGACCTCGACCGGGCGCTTGCCCACGGCGCGGCCAGCCTGAAGGCCCTCGGGTCCGACATGTCGCTGGACGCGCGCCGTTCTGCTGCCCTCGGTGACCTGGCTCGCACCCAGACCGCGCTCGACCTCGCCGGGTCGGGAGCCGACCCCCAGCACCTGCCCGCCGCCCGCGAGGTCGTGCTGCACGCCCACTTCGACGCGTCCCTCGACGGCTTGGCGACCGTGTTCGGTCCGACCGGGCGGATGGAGGAAGGCCAGCGGCTGGTGCTCCTCGACCAGATCCGCGGCTGGTGTTCGGACTCGCGGACCAAGGTCACGGTCAAGCCGGTGATCGACCTCAACGCCGACCTCTCGACCCCGGCGTACGGGGTGCCGGACCGGATCCGGGAGCAGGTCATCCTCCGCGACACGACGTGCGTGTTCCCGTGGTGCACCCGTCCGGCCCGGGGTTGCGACGTCGACCACGTCGACGAGTACGACCATGCCGCAGAGGCGGAAGGCCGGCCACAGCCGGGCCCCACCCGGACGGCCAACCTCGCCGCCCTTTGTAGGTTCCACCACCGCCTCAAGACCAACACCACCTGGCGCTACCAGATGACTGAGCCCGGGACGTTCGAGTGGACGTCACCGCACGGCAACCGCTACCGACGCGACCGCCACGGCACCACCGCGATCGACCCACCCGATCCGCCCGGCATTCCGCGACCGCGCCGACCATGA
- a CDS encoding acyl-CoA dehydrogenase family protein translates to MSFISNLRPGGRHGLSSRETRDPIGLAVAAVNRLAQSELIDRVGLRKQAEHAVYSTTRNGFRVATAAGRTFARAGRRTAGARPATAASRGVFDLTPTDDEAMLLDVVRELATEVLRPAASAADEACAPPAEVLAAAQDVGLPVLGVPEELGGIMEERSATAGALVAEALAQGDMGLAVATLAPGAVATAIGLWGTEAQQQTYLPAFTDSSGPGVPAAALTLAEPTVLFDPFELATTALRDDDGFVLDGVKSAVVRGAEAELFVVAAMLDGIPALFLVESGTDGLEVEADPSMGVRAAALSRLHLTGVRVGEDALLGDTDGIAYAECVRLSRLAWCALAVGTGQAVLDYVKGYVNGREAFGEPISHRQSVAFMVADMAIEVQAMRLLTWKAASRATRGQDFAREVGLARQLCTEKGMRIGLDGVQLLGGHGFVKEHPVERWYRDLRAVGVMEGAVLV, encoded by the coding sequence ATGTCCTTCATCAGCAACCTCCGGCCGGGCGGGCGCCACGGGTTGTCGTCCCGGGAGACCCGCGACCCGATCGGTCTCGCGGTCGCCGCGGTCAACCGGTTGGCGCAGAGCGAGCTGATCGACCGGGTGGGCCTGCGCAAGCAGGCCGAGCACGCGGTCTACTCGACCACGCGCAACGGCTTCCGGGTGGCCACCGCCGCAGGACGGACCTTCGCCCGCGCCGGTCGGCGCACCGCCGGGGCCCGTCCCGCCACCGCCGCGTCGCGCGGCGTCTTCGACCTCACGCCGACCGATGACGAGGCGATGCTCCTCGACGTGGTCCGCGAGCTGGCCACCGAGGTGCTGCGCCCCGCCGCCTCCGCCGCCGACGAGGCGTGCGCGCCCCCGGCGGAGGTCCTGGCCGCCGCCCAGGACGTCGGCCTGCCCGTCCTCGGTGTCCCCGAGGAGCTCGGCGGGATCATGGAGGAGCGCTCGGCCACGGCCGGGGCCCTCGTCGCCGAGGCCCTGGCGCAGGGCGACATGGGTCTCGCCGTCGCCACCCTCGCCCCGGGCGCCGTCGCCACGGCCATCGGTCTCTGGGGCACCGAGGCCCAGCAGCAGACCTACCTGCCCGCGTTCACCGACAGCTCGGGGCCTGGCGTCCCTGCCGCGGCCCTGACGCTCGCCGAGCCGACGGTGCTGTTCGACCCCTTCGAGCTCGCGACCACCGCCCTGCGCGACGACGACGGCTTCGTCCTCGACGGGGTGAAGTCGGCTGTCGTCCGCGGAGCCGAGGCCGAGCTCTTCGTGGTCGCCGCGATGCTCGACGGCATCCCGGCGCTCTTCCTCGTCGAGTCCGGCACCGATGGGCTCGAGGTGGAGGCCGACCCCTCGATGGGCGTGCGGGCCGCCGCGCTGTCCCGCCTGCACCTCACCGGCGTACGGGTCGGGGAAGACGCGCTGCTCGGCGACACCGACGGCATCGCGTACGCCGAGTGCGTCCGCCTCTCGCGCCTCGCGTGGTGCGCGCTGGCGGTGGGCACCGGGCAGGCGGTCCTCGACTACGTCAAGGGCTACGTCAACGGGCGTGAGGCGTTCGGCGAGCCGATCAGCCACCGCCAGTCGGTCGCCTTCATGGTCGCCGACATGGCCATCGAGGTGCAGGCGATGCGCCTGCTCACTTGGAAGGCCGCCTCGCGCGCCACCCGCGGCCAGGACTTCGCCCGCGAGGTCGGGCTGGCCCGTCAGCTGTGCACCGAGAAGGGCATGCGGATCGGCCTCGACGGCGTCCAGCTCCTCGGCGGGCACGGCTTCGTCAAGGAACACCCGGTCGAACGGTGGTACCGCGACCTGCGGGCCGTCGGCGTGATGGAAGGCGCGGTGCTGGTCTGA
- a CDS encoding AAA family ATPase, with translation MRGFVLVGGWPGSGKTTLSRALAAELGMPLLAKDEVKEALMDALGAPADVEETRRLGRAAVFAVLAAARGCPGAVVDSTWYPYAEVLTRALPGPVVEVRCRVPLATAQHRYAGRTRDARHLDDRRSPLELWGDEVAPLGLGPVLDVDTSAPVDVAEVATSCRTLLHG, from the coding sequence GTGCGTGGATTCGTGCTCGTCGGCGGCTGGCCGGGGTCAGGCAAGACCACGCTGTCGCGCGCGCTCGCCGCCGAGCTCGGCATGCCTCTGCTGGCCAAGGACGAGGTCAAGGAGGCTCTGATGGACGCGCTCGGTGCCCCCGCCGACGTCGAGGAGACCCGCCGTCTCGGGCGGGCGGCGGTCTTCGCGGTGCTGGCAGCAGCACGGGGGTGCCCCGGTGCGGTGGTCGACAGCACCTGGTACCCGTACGCCGAGGTGCTCACGCGTGCTCTGCCGGGGCCGGTCGTCGAGGTGCGGTGCCGGGTGCCGCTCGCGACGGCACAGCACCGCTACGCCGGGCGGACCCGGGACGCGCGCCACCTCGACGATCGCCGCTCGCCCCTCGAGCTGTGGGGCGACGAGGTCGCTCCGCTGGGGCTGGGCCCGGTCCTCGACGTCGACACGTCCGCCCCCGTGGACGTCGCGGAGGTTGCGACATCGTGCAGGACGCTTCTCCACGGCTGA
- a CDS encoding sulfotransferase — MHELRHVFVMTYGRSGSTLLMGILNSIPGWLLRGENRHAMRHLYDFHRSGMAERARVDPARASQPTHPWFGIEAFPEAASLQHIRSLAEATLLRPEHDTRVTGYKEIRWYDEDLPDYVEFLRQVFPGARFVVNTRNLEDVAASNYWTHKDDPLAQVRAIEDKILATVAGLGDAAYRVHYDDYVADPEVLRGLFDWLGEVYDQNRVESVLATPHSRRGNHRD; from the coding sequence GTGCACGAGCTGCGCCATGTGTTCGTGATGACGTACGGCAGGTCGGGCTCGACCCTGCTGATGGGCATCCTCAACTCGATCCCCGGCTGGTTGCTGCGCGGCGAGAACCGCCACGCCATGCGGCACCTCTACGACTTCCACCGCAGCGGCATGGCCGAGCGGGCGCGCGTCGACCCGGCCCGTGCGAGCCAGCCGACGCACCCGTGGTTCGGCATCGAGGCGTTCCCGGAGGCGGCCTCCCTGCAGCACATCCGCTCGCTGGCGGAGGCGACGCTGCTGCGTCCGGAGCACGACACGAGGGTCACCGGCTACAAGGAGATCCGCTGGTACGACGAGGACCTGCCGGACTACGTCGAGTTCCTGCGCCAGGTCTTCCCCGGCGCCCGCTTCGTGGTCAACACGCGCAACCTCGAGGACGTCGCGGCCAGCAACTACTGGACCCACAAGGACGACCCGCTGGCGCAGGTCCGGGCGATCGAGGACAAGATCCTCGCCACGGTGGCCGGGCTGGGCGACGCCGCCTACCGCGTCCACTACGACGACTACGTCGCCGACCCGGAGGTGCTGCGCGGGCTGTTCGACTGGCTGGGCGAGGTCTACGACCAGAACCGGGTCGAGTCCGTGCTCGCGACCCCGCACTCGCGCCGCGGCAACCACCGTGACTGA
- a CDS encoding GuaB1 family IMP dehydrogenase-related protein yields the protein MQFLDGATPPHDLTYDDVFMVPRSSSVASRYDVDLATDDGTGTTLPLVVANMTAIAGRRMAETVARRGGITVIPQDIPIPVVTDVVRWVKERHRVFDTPIELRPDQTVAEALSLIPKRAHKAAVVVQDGRPVGVVSERDCAEVDRFAQVSAVMNQDVVTVSEGTDPREVYDAIERAKAPLAVAVSDSGELVGVLTRLGALRATLYTPAVDPSGGLRIAAAVGVNGEVADRAAELLAAGVDCLVVDTAHGHQDRMVQALQAVRALSPDVPIAAGNVVSAEGTRALIEAGADIVKVGVGPGAMCTTRMMTGVGRPQFSAVHECAAAARELGKHVWADGGVRHPRDVALALAAGASSVMIGSWFAGTHESPGDLMLDADGRPFKVSFGMASARAVANRTSGESSYDRARKGLYEEGISSSRMYLDPDRPGVEDLIDQICSGVRSACTYAGATDLAQFHERALVGVQSAAGFHEGRPLEKSW from the coding sequence GTGCAGTTCCTCGATGGCGCAACGCCGCCCCACGACCTGACCTACGACGACGTCTTCATGGTCCCGCGCTCCTCGTCGGTCGCGAGCCGCTACGACGTCGACCTCGCCACCGACGACGGCACCGGTACGACGCTGCCGCTGGTCGTCGCCAACATGACCGCGATCGCGGGCAGGCGGATGGCCGAGACCGTCGCCCGCCGCGGCGGCATCACGGTGATCCCGCAGGACATCCCGATCCCGGTGGTCACCGACGTGGTCCGGTGGGTCAAGGAGCGGCACCGCGTCTTCGACACACCGATCGAGCTCCGGCCCGACCAGACGGTGGCCGAGGCGCTCTCCCTCATCCCGAAGCGGGCTCACAAGGCGGCGGTCGTGGTGCAGGACGGCCGCCCGGTGGGCGTCGTCTCCGAGCGCGACTGCGCCGAGGTCGACCGCTTCGCCCAGGTCTCGGCCGTGATGAACCAGGACGTCGTCACCGTGTCGGAGGGCACCGACCCCCGCGAGGTGTACGACGCGATCGAGCGCGCGAAGGCGCCCCTCGCGGTCGCCGTGTCCGACTCCGGCGAGCTGGTGGGCGTGCTGACCCGGCTCGGCGCCCTGCGCGCCACCCTCTACACGCCGGCCGTCGACCCGTCCGGAGGCCTGCGGATCGCGGCCGCGGTCGGCGTCAACGGAGAGGTCGCGGACCGGGCCGCCGAGCTGCTCGCGGCCGGCGTCGACTGCCTGGTCGTCGACACCGCCCACGGCCACCAGGACCGGATGGTCCAGGCCCTGCAGGCGGTGCGCGCCCTGTCGCCCGACGTCCCGATCGCCGCCGGAAACGTCGTCTCCGCCGAGGGCACCCGCGCGCTCATCGAGGCCGGCGCCGACATCGTCAAGGTCGGCGTCGGACCCGGCGCGATGTGCACCACGCGGATGATGACCGGCGTCGGCCGGCCGCAGTTCTCCGCTGTGCACGAGTGCGCCGCCGCCGCGCGCGAGCTCGGCAAGCACGTGTGGGCCGACGGAGGCGTGCGCCACCCGCGCGACGTCGCGCTGGCGCTGGCCGCCGGCGCCTCGTCCGTGATGATCGGTTCCTGGTTCGCCGGCACCCACGAGTCGCCCGGCGACCTGATGCTCGACGCGGACGGCCGCCCGTTCAAGGTGTCGTTCGGGATGGCCTCGGCCCGGGCCGTCGCCAACCGCACATCGGGGGAGTCGTCGTACGACCGCGCCCGCAAGGGCCTCTACGAGGAGGGCATCTCGTCCTCCCGGATGTACCTCGACCCCGACCGCCCCGGCGTCGAGGACCTCATCGACCAGATCTGCTCCGGCGTCCGGTCGGCCTGCACCTACGCCGGTGCGACCGACCTCGCGCAGTTCCACGAGCGCGCGCTCGTGGGTGTCCAGTCCGCTGCCGGTTTCCACGAGGGCCGCCCGCTCGAGAAGTCGTGGTGA
- a CDS encoding pyridoxal phosphate-dependent decarboxylase family protein: MPEQPAHMTPEEFRRHGHAAIDWIADYWASLDDLPVRAQVAPGDVRRLLPASAPENGEPFDAVLADLDRVVVPGLTHWQHPRFFAYFPANSSPAAILGDLLSSGIGAQGMIWATSPAVTEVEQVVLDWFAEALGLPETFRSDGPGGGVIQDTASTATFTALLSALHRASGGDVRRHGVGDAGWRVYGSTQAHSSLVKAAMMAGLGEDAVRTIAVDAATQAMDVDALRAAIADDTEAGLRPVMVHLAAGSTSTGAMDDIAAVAEVVRDTGVWLHVDAAWAGVAAVCPEHRGHLAGVQYADSFVTNPHKWLLTTFDCSTFWVRDRAALTGALSILPEYLRNAATESGEVVDYRDWHPQLGRRFRAIKLWAVLRTYGLEGLRRHVRSGVALAEHVADLVAADDRFEMVTEPSLSLVVFRLTAGDEPTLAAMEAVNASGEAYLSHTTVEGRAAIRLAVGSWRTTEADVDRTWRALQRAASAQG, from the coding sequence ATGCCCGAGCAGCCAGCCCACATGACGCCCGAGGAATTCCGCCGCCACGGGCACGCCGCCATCGACTGGATCGCCGACTACTGGGCCTCGCTCGACGACCTGCCCGTCCGCGCGCAGGTCGCGCCGGGCGACGTACGGCGCCTCCTGCCGGCGTCGGCCCCGGAGAACGGCGAGCCGTTCGACGCGGTGCTGGCCGACCTCGACCGCGTCGTCGTTCCAGGGCTCACCCACTGGCAGCACCCGCGGTTCTTCGCCTATTTCCCGGCCAACTCCTCGCCCGCCGCGATCCTCGGCGACCTCCTCTCCAGCGGCATCGGAGCGCAGGGGATGATCTGGGCGACGAGCCCGGCGGTGACCGAGGTCGAGCAGGTGGTGCTCGACTGGTTCGCCGAGGCGCTCGGGCTCCCGGAGACGTTCCGCAGCGACGGCCCGGGCGGCGGCGTCATCCAGGACACCGCCTCCACCGCGACCTTCACCGCCCTGCTGTCCGCGCTGCACCGCGCCAGCGGGGGAGACGTACGACGTCACGGCGTCGGTGACGCCGGGTGGCGGGTCTACGGGTCCACACAGGCCCACTCGTCGCTGGTGAAGGCCGCGATGATGGCCGGCCTCGGCGAGGACGCCGTCCGCACGATCGCCGTCGACGCCGCCACGCAGGCGATGGACGTCGACGCGCTGCGCGCCGCGATCGCCGACGACACCGAGGCCGGACTGCGACCGGTGATGGTGCACCTCGCCGCCGGCAGCACGTCGACCGGCGCGATGGACGACATCGCCGCCGTCGCGGAGGTCGTGCGCGACACGGGCGTCTGGCTGCACGTCGACGCCGCCTGGGCCGGCGTCGCTGCCGTCTGTCCCGAGCACCGCGGCCACCTCGCCGGCGTCCAGTACGCGGACTCGTTCGTCACCAACCCGCACAAGTGGCTGCTGACGACCTTCGACTGCAGCACCTTCTGGGTGCGCGACCGGGCCGCCCTGACCGGCGCGCTGTCGATCCTCCCGGAGTACCTCCGCAACGCGGCCACCGAGTCGGGCGAGGTCGTCGACTACCGCGACTGGCACCCACAGCTCGGCCGACGCTTCCGCGCGATCAAGCTGTGGGCGGTGCTGCGCACCTACGGGCTGGAGGGGCTGCGCCGGCACGTCCGCAGCGGCGTCGCGCTCGCCGAGCACGTCGCCGACCTGGTCGCCGCCGACGACCGGTTCGAGATGGTGACCGAGCCGTCGCTGTCGCTGGTGGTCTTCCGGCTCACCGCGGGTGACGAGCCGACGCTGGCGGCGATGGAGGCCGTCAACGCCTCGGGCGAGGCGTACCTCTCGCACACGACGGTCGAGGGCCGGGCCGCGATCCGGCTCGCTGTCGGCAGCTGGCGCACGACCGAGGCCGACGTCGACCGCACCTGGCGTGCGCTGCAGCGGGCGGCGTCGGCGCAGGGCTGA
- the def gene encoding peptide deformylase, with product MPDEQPTDAHPGTDPGVQAPHGPLPTDGTIRPITRWGTPVMHRPQAAVTEYDDALAALAADMVATMYAAEGVGLAACQIGEDIAMFVFDCPDDEGVRTVGVVCNPVLTLPEGKDRRLEDDDEGCLSFPGSFEPCPRPDWARVDGQGLDGRPVSFEGDGLLARCLQHETDHTLGTVFGDRLSSKSRKRLTKKHDAAAEDFPLSWPADAAG from the coding sequence ATGCCCGACGAGCAGCCGACCGACGCCCACCCCGGCACGGACCCCGGTGTCCAGGCGCCCCACGGCCCCCTGCCCACGGACGGCACCATCCGGCCGATCACCCGCTGGGGCACGCCGGTCATGCACCGCCCCCAGGCCGCGGTGACGGAGTACGACGACGCGCTCGCCGCGCTGGCCGCCGACATGGTGGCGACGATGTACGCCGCCGAGGGGGTCGGGCTGGCGGCGTGCCAGATCGGCGAGGACATCGCGATGTTCGTCTTCGACTGCCCCGACGACGAGGGCGTGCGCACCGTCGGCGTCGTCTGCAACCCCGTTCTCACCCTCCCGGAGGGCAAGGACCGCCGCCTCGAGGACGACGACGAGGGCTGCCTGTCCTTCCCCGGCTCCTTCGAGCCGTGTCCCCGCCCCGACTGGGCGCGCGTCGACGGCCAGGGTCTCGACGGCCGGCCGGTGTCCTTCGAGGGCGACGGCCTTCTCGCCCGGTGCCTGCAGCACGAGACCGACCACACCCTCGGCACCGTCTTCGGCGACCGTCTCTCGTCGAAGTCGCGCAAGCGGCTGACCAAGAAGCACGACGCCGCCGCCGAGGACTTCCCGCTGTCCTGGCCCGCCGACGCCGCAGGCTGA
- a CDS encoding YiaA/YiaB family inner membrane protein, translated as MTPSTPTKNTNAFFLQAGISFAVALLTMIFAIFYLPVDPWIRAFLGLGTMFLTTSSFTLAKCVRDAQEDSYVVSRIDQARVDRILSEHDPFKSVS; from the coding sequence ATGACCCCCTCGACTCCGACCAAGAACACCAACGCCTTCTTCCTGCAGGCCGGCATCTCCTTCGCCGTCGCGCTGCTGACCATGATCTTCGCGATCTTCTACCTCCCGGTCGACCCGTGGATCCGCGCCTTCCTCGGCCTCGGCACGATGTTCCTCACGACGTCGAGCTTCACGCTCGCCAAGTGCGTCCGCGACGCCCAGGAGGACTCCTACGTGGTCTCCCGCATCGACCAGGCCCGCGTCGACCGGATCCTCTCCGAGCACGACCCCTTCAAGTCGGTCTCCTGA
- a CDS encoding nucleosidase, protein MTDRVLVVSATAAEAAHVPADLPLVITGLGKTAAAAATARALASYDDLAGLTVVNIGTAGALRPGLTGLFEPGTVLNHDISADLIRALGYDPQERLEVGGSDVVLATGDVFVSDPAVRDALAERAHLVDMEGYAVAWAAREAGVPVRLVKHVSDSADESALDWASMVEVSALALGEWLRTQV, encoded by the coding sequence GTGACTGACCGCGTCCTGGTGGTCTCGGCGACCGCCGCCGAGGCCGCCCACGTCCCCGCCGACCTACCGCTCGTCATCACCGGCCTCGGCAAGACGGCGGCCGCCGCCGCGACCGCCCGCGCGCTGGCGTCGTACGACGACCTCGCCGGCCTCACGGTCGTCAACATCGGCACCGCCGGAGCGCTGCGTCCTGGCCTGACCGGGCTGTTCGAGCCCGGCACGGTGCTCAACCACGACATCAGCGCCGACCTGATCCGAGCGCTCGGCTACGACCCGCAGGAGCGCCTCGAGGTGGGTGGGTCCGACGTCGTCCTCGCCACCGGTGACGTCTTCGTCAGCGACCCCGCCGTCCGCGACGCCCTCGCCGAGCGCGCGCACCTCGTCGACATGGAGGGGTACGCCGTCGCCTGGGCGGCCCGCGAGGCCGGCGTGCCCGTGCGGCTGGTCAAGCACGTCTCCGACTCCGCCGACGAGTCCGCCCTCGACTGGGCCTCGATGGTCGAGGTCTCCGCACTCGCGCTGGGGGAGTGGTTGCGCACCCAGGTCTGA
- a CDS encoding acyl-CoA dehydrogenase family protein, with the protein MINLETPKKHATLIDQAHQLAMNMLRPISRKYDRAEHAYPKELDMLAALIDGVSETGASSGAGASGVRRDDAADDDTGKVRNGANLASVLSVAEMCWGDTALLLSMPRQGLGNSAIASVANEEQLERYRGTWAAMAITEPGTGSDSASITTTAVKDGDEYVINGEKIYVTSGERADSVVVWATLDKDLGRGAIKSFMVRKDNPGLKVERLEHKLGIRASDTAVITFTDCRVPAEDLLGSPEIDTKSGFAGAMATFDNTRPLVAAMAVGCARASLDLTRDLLEQAGVVVDYDRPAQSQSAAAATFLRLEADWEGAKLLMMQAAWMADNRKPNSLEASMAKAKAGRVGSDVTLSCVQLCGTLGYSEGELLEKWARDSKILDIFEGTQQIQQLIVARRVLGLTSSELR; encoded by the coding sequence ATGATCAACCTGGAGACCCCCAAGAAGCACGCGACCCTCATCGACCAGGCCCACCAGCTGGCGATGAACATGCTCCGGCCGATCTCGCGCAAGTACGACCGCGCCGAGCACGCGTACCCCAAGGAGCTCGACATGCTCGCCGCGCTGATCGACGGCGTGTCCGAGACCGGGGCGAGCAGCGGCGCCGGTGCGAGCGGCGTACGACGGGACGACGCCGCCGACGACGACACCGGCAAGGTCCGCAACGGGGCCAACCTCGCCTCGGTCCTGTCCGTCGCCGAGATGTGCTGGGGCGACACCGCGCTGCTGCTGTCGATGCCGCGCCAGGGCCTCGGCAACTCCGCGATCGCGTCGGTCGCCAACGAGGAGCAGCTCGAGCGCTACCGCGGCACCTGGGCGGCGATGGCGATCACCGAGCCCGGCACCGGATCGGACTCCGCCAGCATCACCACCACGGCGGTGAAGGACGGCGACGAGTACGTCATCAACGGCGAGAAGATCTACGTCACCTCCGGCGAGCGCGCGGACTCGGTCGTGGTCTGGGCGACGCTCGACAAGGACCTCGGCCGCGGAGCGATCAAGTCCTTCATGGTCCGCAAGGACAACCCCGGCCTCAAGGTCGAGCGGCTCGAGCACAAGCTCGGCATCCGCGCCTCCGACACCGCGGTCATCACCTTCACCGACTGCCGCGTCCCGGCCGAGGACCTGCTCGGCTCGCCCGAGATCGACACGAAGTCGGGCTTCGCCGGGGCGATGGCGACCTTCGACAACACCCGCCCGCTGGTCGCCGCGATGGCCGTCGGGTGCGCCCGCGCGTCGCTCGACCTCACGCGCGACCTGCTCGAGCAGGCGGGCGTGGTGGTCGACTACGACCGCCCGGCGCAGTCGCAGTCGGCAGCCGCGGCGACGTTCCTGCGGCTCGAGGCCGACTGGGAGGGCGCCAAGCTGCTGATGATGCAGGCGGCATGGATGGCCGACAACCGCAAGCCCAACTCGCTCGAGGCCTCGATGGCCAAGGCGAAGGCCGGTCGCGTCGGGTCCGACGTCACGCTGTCGTGCGTCCAGCTGTGCGGCACCCTCGGCTACAGCGAGGGCGAGCTGCTGGAGAAGTGGGCCCGTGACTCCAAGATCCTCGACATCTTCGAGGGCACCCAGCAGATCCAGCAGCTGATCGTCGCGCGCCGGGTGCTCGGGCTGACGAGCTCCGAGCTCCGCTGA
- a CDS encoding GNAT family N-acetyltransferase, which yields MGTGLEMAEVHAASPWMPDLVSLFTCYRRHYGQPEDAGDVRDWLASQLASGGLRGFLARRDGAPRGMALVAPTPASLLLGHFWQLRDLYVADRHRREGVGRALLAHVRDAAAADGALRVSLTTEADNTGALTLYRQFGFEPVDGYTSMSLKTETSG from the coding sequence GTGGGCACCGGACTGGAGATGGCGGAAGTCCACGCTGCCTCTCCATGGATGCCCGACCTGGTGAGCCTGTTCACCTGCTACCGACGGCACTACGGTCAGCCGGAGGACGCGGGTGACGTCCGTGACTGGCTGGCATCACAGCTCGCCAGTGGTGGCCTTCGTGGATTCCTCGCACGTCGCGACGGCGCGCCCAGAGGGATGGCGCTCGTCGCACCGACCCCCGCTTCCTTGCTGCTCGGGCACTTCTGGCAGCTCCGGGACCTGTACGTGGCGGATCGCCACCGTCGCGAAGGCGTCGGCCGTGCGCTCCTGGCCCACGTTCGGGACGCTGCTGCTGCCGATGGGGCGCTCCGCGTGTCCTTGACCACGGAGGCTGACAACACCGGCGCCTTGACCCTGTACAGGCAGTTCGGGTTCGAGCCTGTCGACGGCTACACGTCGATGTCCTTGAAGACTGAGACCTCCGGTTGA